A portion of the Oreochromis niloticus isolate F11D_XX linkage group LG10, O_niloticus_UMD_NMBU, whole genome shotgun sequence genome contains these proteins:
- the mcama gene encoding cell surface glycoprotein MUC18 isoform X4, whose protein sequence is MAFLRRAFLLLFLQVCLLHLSVLAKVELFMNETVDVYNGDMAEILCQYTSTNSDSKPRFLIQWFVAGHGGSRSRIYYADANQELIDTGTDYTNRINVVTDENGTLLSIQDVRLSDEREFYCHVNGLAAGSGVRKTHLRVFAPPDVPEIESVTTGISVTKDTPSKVASCETRNGFPKPNITWYRDGEPLMNESGRVNIVILSSRMSSDLYSVQSTLEYKVEKEDKDARFSCEVSFFVPHGIRTIKSPSVNITVHYPTTMVELWKESPQGLVKEGDTVELRCQGDGNPPPHFIFNKVEEPDVNFESSRDVLILSSVSRKDSGTYQCHPLKGDGIMEVKGEVELKVHYLDTAVVVPKDEELMHKGEDLTATCNALSSRSTSTVWYKDGKEVGRGNTLHLQNATYERSGVYKCEVTVPSLPNLKTNGFVKIIVQGGPELVGSEQEVQLDEVEGRVVNLSCEALGNPLPSISWNITGSQSWHEVDKKTHEHMTHSVVSVKVTSDITAECNVSSDRGSGVKIFKIKAKGSGVIIVVIIVCLLLLAFLGSVIYFLHKKGKIPCGRSGKQEITKEKTTKDEIVVEMKTNTKNEEAVLLKAVNGDKKGPNDQPL, encoded by the exons tGTTGGCCAAGGTAGAGCTGTTTATGAATGAGACCGTTGATGTGTACAACGGTGACATGGCTGAGATCCTTTGCCAGTACACCTCTACAAACAGTGACAGCAAGCCCAGATTTTTGATCCAGTGGTTTGTG GCTGGACATGGTGGCTCACGGTCACGGATCTATTACGCTGATGCCAATCAAGAACTGATTGATACCGGCACAGATTACACCAACCGCATTAACGTGGTTACAGACGAAAATGGAACTCTACTCTCAATCCAGGACGTCAGACTGTCTGACGAGAGGGAATTCTACTGCCATGTTAATGGGCTGGCTGCTGGGAGCGGGGTGCGCAAGACACACCTCAGAGTATTTG CTCCTCCAGATGTTCCAGAGATTGAGAGTGTCACTACTGGAATATCTGTGACTAAAGACACACCATCTAAG GTTGCATCATGTGAGACACGAAACGGCTTTCCTAAACCTAACATCACCTGGTACAGGGACGGTGAGCCACTGATGAACGAATCAGGAC GTGTAAACATAGTGATCCTGAGCTCTCGGATGTCCAGTGACCTCTACAGCgtccagagcactctggaatACAAGGTGGAAAAGGAGGACAAGGATGCTCGTTTCTCCTGTGAAGTCAGCTTCTTTGTCCCGCACGGTATCAGGACAATCAAGTCCCCAAGCGTCAACATCACTGTCCACT ACCCCACCACCATGGTGGAGCTTTGGAAGGAGTCGCCCCAGGGCTTGGTCAAAGAGGGGGATACTGTGGAGCTGCGTTGCCAGGGTGATGGCAACCCCCCACCGCACTTCATTTTCAACAAAGTAGAA GAGCCTGATGTGAATTTCGAGAGCAGTAGGGATGTGTTGATCCTGTCATCAGTGTCACGGAAAGATAGCGGCACCTACCAATGTCACCCTCTGAAAGGCGACGGCATCATGGAAGTCAAAGGAGAAGTGGAGCTCAAAGTGCATT ATTTGGATACAGCTGTTGTGGTACCAAAAGATGAAGAGTTAATGCACAAAGGAGAAGATCTGACTGCAACCTGCAATGCTCTGTCCTCCCGCTCAACATCTACTGTCTGGTACAAG GATGGGAAGGAGGTGGGTCGAGGGAACACGTTGCACCTGCAGAATGCCACCTATGAAAGAAGTGGGGTGTATAAATGTGAGGTGACGGTCCCCTCCCTGCCTAACCTGAAAACCAACGGTTTTGTTAAAATCATCGTCCAAG GTGGTCCCGAACTGGTGGGTTCGGAGCAAGAGGTCCAGCTAGATGAAGTGGAAGGCAGGGTGGTGAACCTGAGCTGTGAGGCTCTGGGCAATCCACTGCCAAGCATCTCCTGGAACATCACTGGCAGCCAG AGCTGGCATGAAGTGGATAAAAAAACACATGAGCACATGACTCACAGCGTGGTATCGGTCAAAGTCACCTCGGACATCACCGCTGAGTGCAACGTTTCCAGTGACAGGGGCTCTGGCGTCAAGATTTTCAAAATCAAAGCCA AGGGCAGTGGGGTGATCATTGTAGTGATCATAgtgtgtctgctgctgctggccttcCTTGGCAGTGTAATCTACTTCCTGCACAAGAAGGGAAAAATCCCCTGTGGACGCTCGGGCAAGCAGGAGAT CACCAAAGAGAAGACCACCAAAGATGAGATTGTTGTGGAGATGAAGACCAACACAAAGAATGAGGAAGCCGTCCTCCTAAAGGCTGTCAACGGAGACAAAAAGGGCCCTAATGACCAG CCCCTGTGA
- the mcama gene encoding cell surface glycoprotein MUC18 isoform X3: MAFLRRAFLLLFLQVCLLHLSVLAKVELFMNETVDVYNGDMAEILCQYTSTNSDSKPRFLIQWFVAGHGGSRSRIYYADANQELIDTGTDYTNRINVVTDENGTLLSIQDVRLSDEREFYCHVNGLAAGSGVRKTHLRVFAPPDVPEIESVTTGISVTKDTPSKVASCETRNGFPKPNITWYRDGEPLMNESGRVNIVILSSRMSSDLYSVQSTLEYKVEKEDKDARFSCEVSFFVPHGIRTIKSPSVNITVHYPTTMVELWKESPQGLVKEGDTVELRCQGDGNPPPHFIFNKVEEPDVNFESSRDVLILSSVSRKDSGTYQCHPLKGDGIMEVKGEVELKVHYLDTAVVVPKDEELMHKGEDLTATCNALSSRSTSTVWYKDGKEVGRGNTLHLQNATYERSGVYKCEVTVPSLPNLKTNGFVKIIVQGGPELVGSEQEVQLDEVEGRVVNLSCEALGNPLPSISWNITGSQSWHEVDKKTHEHMTHSVVSVKVTSDITAECNVSSDRGSGVKIFKIKATEGSGVIIVVIIVCLLLLAFLGSVIYFLHKKGKIPCGRSGKQEITKEKTTKDEIVVEMKTNTKNEEAVLLKAVNGDKKGPNDQPL, encoded by the exons tGTTGGCCAAGGTAGAGCTGTTTATGAATGAGACCGTTGATGTGTACAACGGTGACATGGCTGAGATCCTTTGCCAGTACACCTCTACAAACAGTGACAGCAAGCCCAGATTTTTGATCCAGTGGTTTGTG GCTGGACATGGTGGCTCACGGTCACGGATCTATTACGCTGATGCCAATCAAGAACTGATTGATACCGGCACAGATTACACCAACCGCATTAACGTGGTTACAGACGAAAATGGAACTCTACTCTCAATCCAGGACGTCAGACTGTCTGACGAGAGGGAATTCTACTGCCATGTTAATGGGCTGGCTGCTGGGAGCGGGGTGCGCAAGACACACCTCAGAGTATTTG CTCCTCCAGATGTTCCAGAGATTGAGAGTGTCACTACTGGAATATCTGTGACTAAAGACACACCATCTAAG GTTGCATCATGTGAGACACGAAACGGCTTTCCTAAACCTAACATCACCTGGTACAGGGACGGTGAGCCACTGATGAACGAATCAGGAC GTGTAAACATAGTGATCCTGAGCTCTCGGATGTCCAGTGACCTCTACAGCgtccagagcactctggaatACAAGGTGGAAAAGGAGGACAAGGATGCTCGTTTCTCCTGTGAAGTCAGCTTCTTTGTCCCGCACGGTATCAGGACAATCAAGTCCCCAAGCGTCAACATCACTGTCCACT ACCCCACCACCATGGTGGAGCTTTGGAAGGAGTCGCCCCAGGGCTTGGTCAAAGAGGGGGATACTGTGGAGCTGCGTTGCCAGGGTGATGGCAACCCCCCACCGCACTTCATTTTCAACAAAGTAGAA GAGCCTGATGTGAATTTCGAGAGCAGTAGGGATGTGTTGATCCTGTCATCAGTGTCACGGAAAGATAGCGGCACCTACCAATGTCACCCTCTGAAAGGCGACGGCATCATGGAAGTCAAAGGAGAAGTGGAGCTCAAAGTGCATT ATTTGGATACAGCTGTTGTGGTACCAAAAGATGAAGAGTTAATGCACAAAGGAGAAGATCTGACTGCAACCTGCAATGCTCTGTCCTCCCGCTCAACATCTACTGTCTGGTACAAG GATGGGAAGGAGGTGGGTCGAGGGAACACGTTGCACCTGCAGAATGCCACCTATGAAAGAAGTGGGGTGTATAAATGTGAGGTGACGGTCCCCTCCCTGCCTAACCTGAAAACCAACGGTTTTGTTAAAATCATCGTCCAAG GTGGTCCCGAACTGGTGGGTTCGGAGCAAGAGGTCCAGCTAGATGAAGTGGAAGGCAGGGTGGTGAACCTGAGCTGTGAGGCTCTGGGCAATCCACTGCCAAGCATCTCCTGGAACATCACTGGCAGCCAG AGCTGGCATGAAGTGGATAAAAAAACACATGAGCACATGACTCACAGCGTGGTATCGGTCAAAGTCACCTCGGACATCACCGCTGAGTGCAACGTTTCCAGTGACAGGGGCTCTGGCGTCAAGATTTTCAAAATCAAAGCCA CAGAGGGCAGTGGGGTGATCATTGTAGTGATCATAgtgtgtctgctgctgctggccttcCTTGGCAGTGTAATCTACTTCCTGCACAAGAAGGGAAAAATCCCCTGTGGACGCTCGGGCAAGCAGGAGAT CACCAAAGAGAAGACCACCAAAGATGAGATTGTTGTGGAGATGAAGACCAACACAAAGAATGAGGAAGCCGTCCTCCTAAAGGCTGTCAACGGAGACAAAAAGGGCCCTAATGACCAG CCCCTGTGA
- the mcama gene encoding cell surface glycoprotein MUC18 isoform X2, which produces MAFLRRAFLLLFLQVCLLHLSVLAKVELFMNETVDVYNGDMAEILCQYTSTNSDSKPRFLIQWFVAGHGGSRSRIYYADANQELIDTGTDYTNRINVVTDENGTLLSIQDVRLSDEREFYCHVNGLAAGSGVRKTHLRVFAPPDVPEIESVTTGISVTKDTPSKVASCETRNGFPKPNITWYRDGEPLMNESGRVNIVILSSRMSSDLYSVQSTLEYKVEKEDKDARFSCEVSFFVPHGIRTIKSPSVNITVHYPTTMVELWKESPQGLVKEGDTVELRCQGDGNPPPHFIFNKVEEPDVNFESSRDVLILSSVSRKDSGTYQCHPLKGDGIMEVKGEVELKVHYLDTAVVVPKDEELMHKGEDLTATCNALSSRSTSTVWYKDGKEVGRGNTLHLQNATYERSGVYKCEVTVPSLPNLKTNGFVKIIVQGGPELVGSEQEVQLDEVEGRVVNLSCEALGNPLPSISWNITGSQSWHEVDKKTHEHMTHSVVSVKVTSDITAECNVSSDRGSGVKIFKIKAIPRVTTTAPFTPEGSGVIIVVIIVCLLLLAFLGSVIYFLHKKGKIPCGRSGKQEITKEKTTKDEIVVEMKTNTKNEEAVLLKAVNGDKKGPNDQPL; this is translated from the exons tGTTGGCCAAGGTAGAGCTGTTTATGAATGAGACCGTTGATGTGTACAACGGTGACATGGCTGAGATCCTTTGCCAGTACACCTCTACAAACAGTGACAGCAAGCCCAGATTTTTGATCCAGTGGTTTGTG GCTGGACATGGTGGCTCACGGTCACGGATCTATTACGCTGATGCCAATCAAGAACTGATTGATACCGGCACAGATTACACCAACCGCATTAACGTGGTTACAGACGAAAATGGAACTCTACTCTCAATCCAGGACGTCAGACTGTCTGACGAGAGGGAATTCTACTGCCATGTTAATGGGCTGGCTGCTGGGAGCGGGGTGCGCAAGACACACCTCAGAGTATTTG CTCCTCCAGATGTTCCAGAGATTGAGAGTGTCACTACTGGAATATCTGTGACTAAAGACACACCATCTAAG GTTGCATCATGTGAGACACGAAACGGCTTTCCTAAACCTAACATCACCTGGTACAGGGACGGTGAGCCACTGATGAACGAATCAGGAC GTGTAAACATAGTGATCCTGAGCTCTCGGATGTCCAGTGACCTCTACAGCgtccagagcactctggaatACAAGGTGGAAAAGGAGGACAAGGATGCTCGTTTCTCCTGTGAAGTCAGCTTCTTTGTCCCGCACGGTATCAGGACAATCAAGTCCCCAAGCGTCAACATCACTGTCCACT ACCCCACCACCATGGTGGAGCTTTGGAAGGAGTCGCCCCAGGGCTTGGTCAAAGAGGGGGATACTGTGGAGCTGCGTTGCCAGGGTGATGGCAACCCCCCACCGCACTTCATTTTCAACAAAGTAGAA GAGCCTGATGTGAATTTCGAGAGCAGTAGGGATGTGTTGATCCTGTCATCAGTGTCACGGAAAGATAGCGGCACCTACCAATGTCACCCTCTGAAAGGCGACGGCATCATGGAAGTCAAAGGAGAAGTGGAGCTCAAAGTGCATT ATTTGGATACAGCTGTTGTGGTACCAAAAGATGAAGAGTTAATGCACAAAGGAGAAGATCTGACTGCAACCTGCAATGCTCTGTCCTCCCGCTCAACATCTACTGTCTGGTACAAG GATGGGAAGGAGGTGGGTCGAGGGAACACGTTGCACCTGCAGAATGCCACCTATGAAAGAAGTGGGGTGTATAAATGTGAGGTGACGGTCCCCTCCCTGCCTAACCTGAAAACCAACGGTTTTGTTAAAATCATCGTCCAAG GTGGTCCCGAACTGGTGGGTTCGGAGCAAGAGGTCCAGCTAGATGAAGTGGAAGGCAGGGTGGTGAACCTGAGCTGTGAGGCTCTGGGCAATCCACTGCCAAGCATCTCCTGGAACATCACTGGCAGCCAG AGCTGGCATGAAGTGGATAAAAAAACACATGAGCACATGACTCACAGCGTGGTATCGGTCAAAGTCACCTCGGACATCACCGCTGAGTGCAACGTTTCCAGTGACAGGGGCTCTGGCGTCAAGATTTTCAAAATCAAAGCCA TTCCCAGGGTCACCACAACTGCTCCCTTCACTCCTG AGGGCAGTGGGGTGATCATTGTAGTGATCATAgtgtgtctgctgctgctggccttcCTTGGCAGTGTAATCTACTTCCTGCACAAGAAGGGAAAAATCCCCTGTGGACGCTCGGGCAAGCAGGAGAT CACCAAAGAGAAGACCACCAAAGATGAGATTGTTGTGGAGATGAAGACCAACACAAAGAATGAGGAAGCCGTCCTCCTAAAGGCTGTCAACGGAGACAAAAAGGGCCCTAATGACCAG CCCCTGTGA
- the mcama gene encoding cell surface glycoprotein MUC18 isoform X1, whose amino-acid sequence MAFLRRAFLLLFLQVCLLHLSVLAKVELFMNETVDVYNGDMAEILCQYTSTNSDSKPRFLIQWFVAGHGGSRSRIYYADANQELIDTGTDYTNRINVVTDENGTLLSIQDVRLSDEREFYCHVNGLAAGSGVRKTHLRVFAPPDVPEIESVTTGISVTKDTPSKVASCETRNGFPKPNITWYRDGEPLMNESGRVNIVILSSRMSSDLYSVQSTLEYKVEKEDKDARFSCEVSFFVPHGIRTIKSPSVNITVHYPTTMVELWKESPQGLVKEGDTVELRCQGDGNPPPHFIFNKVEEPDVNFESSRDVLILSSVSRKDSGTYQCHPLKGDGIMEVKGEVELKVHYLDTAVVVPKDEELMHKGEDLTATCNALSSRSTSTVWYKDGKEVGRGNTLHLQNATYERSGVYKCEVTVPSLPNLKTNGFVKIIVQGGPELVGSEQEVQLDEVEGRVVNLSCEALGNPLPSISWNITGSQSWHEVDKKTHEHMTHSVVSVKVTSDITAECNVSSDRGSGVKIFKIKAIPRVTTTAPFTPAEGSGVIIVVIIVCLLLLAFLGSVIYFLHKKGKIPCGRSGKQEITKEKTTKDEIVVEMKTNTKNEEAVLLKAVNGDKKGPNDQPL is encoded by the exons tGTTGGCCAAGGTAGAGCTGTTTATGAATGAGACCGTTGATGTGTACAACGGTGACATGGCTGAGATCCTTTGCCAGTACACCTCTACAAACAGTGACAGCAAGCCCAGATTTTTGATCCAGTGGTTTGTG GCTGGACATGGTGGCTCACGGTCACGGATCTATTACGCTGATGCCAATCAAGAACTGATTGATACCGGCACAGATTACACCAACCGCATTAACGTGGTTACAGACGAAAATGGAACTCTACTCTCAATCCAGGACGTCAGACTGTCTGACGAGAGGGAATTCTACTGCCATGTTAATGGGCTGGCTGCTGGGAGCGGGGTGCGCAAGACACACCTCAGAGTATTTG CTCCTCCAGATGTTCCAGAGATTGAGAGTGTCACTACTGGAATATCTGTGACTAAAGACACACCATCTAAG GTTGCATCATGTGAGACACGAAACGGCTTTCCTAAACCTAACATCACCTGGTACAGGGACGGTGAGCCACTGATGAACGAATCAGGAC GTGTAAACATAGTGATCCTGAGCTCTCGGATGTCCAGTGACCTCTACAGCgtccagagcactctggaatACAAGGTGGAAAAGGAGGACAAGGATGCTCGTTTCTCCTGTGAAGTCAGCTTCTTTGTCCCGCACGGTATCAGGACAATCAAGTCCCCAAGCGTCAACATCACTGTCCACT ACCCCACCACCATGGTGGAGCTTTGGAAGGAGTCGCCCCAGGGCTTGGTCAAAGAGGGGGATACTGTGGAGCTGCGTTGCCAGGGTGATGGCAACCCCCCACCGCACTTCATTTTCAACAAAGTAGAA GAGCCTGATGTGAATTTCGAGAGCAGTAGGGATGTGTTGATCCTGTCATCAGTGTCACGGAAAGATAGCGGCACCTACCAATGTCACCCTCTGAAAGGCGACGGCATCATGGAAGTCAAAGGAGAAGTGGAGCTCAAAGTGCATT ATTTGGATACAGCTGTTGTGGTACCAAAAGATGAAGAGTTAATGCACAAAGGAGAAGATCTGACTGCAACCTGCAATGCTCTGTCCTCCCGCTCAACATCTACTGTCTGGTACAAG GATGGGAAGGAGGTGGGTCGAGGGAACACGTTGCACCTGCAGAATGCCACCTATGAAAGAAGTGGGGTGTATAAATGTGAGGTGACGGTCCCCTCCCTGCCTAACCTGAAAACCAACGGTTTTGTTAAAATCATCGTCCAAG GTGGTCCCGAACTGGTGGGTTCGGAGCAAGAGGTCCAGCTAGATGAAGTGGAAGGCAGGGTGGTGAACCTGAGCTGTGAGGCTCTGGGCAATCCACTGCCAAGCATCTCCTGGAACATCACTGGCAGCCAG AGCTGGCATGAAGTGGATAAAAAAACACATGAGCACATGACTCACAGCGTGGTATCGGTCAAAGTCACCTCGGACATCACCGCTGAGTGCAACGTTTCCAGTGACAGGGGCTCTGGCGTCAAGATTTTCAAAATCAAAGCCA TTCCCAGGGTCACCACAACTGCTCCCTTCACTCCTG CAGAGGGCAGTGGGGTGATCATTGTAGTGATCATAgtgtgtctgctgctgctggccttcCTTGGCAGTGTAATCTACTTCCTGCACAAGAAGGGAAAAATCCCCTGTGGACGCTCGGGCAAGCAGGAGAT CACCAAAGAGAAGACCACCAAAGATGAGATTGTTGTGGAGATGAAGACCAACACAAAGAATGAGGAAGCCGTCCTCCTAAAGGCTGTCAACGGAGACAAAAAGGGCCCTAATGACCAG CCCCTGTGA